The DNA segment CTACCATACTTATGGATTAAATACCATAATCACAAACTGTTCAAATAACTATGGGCAAAAGCAGCATGATGAGAAATTAATTCCCACGGTGATCCGAAACGCCATCCATGGCAGGCCGATACCGATATATGGTAATGGCAAGAATATTCGTGACTGGTTATATGTACTTGACCATTGCAAAGCAATAGACATAGCTTATCATAAAGGGAAAGCTGGCGAAACATATAATATCGGCGGCAGGAACGAGAAAGAGAATAACTATGTTGCCACCAAAATATGCCAAACACTGGATAAACTCAAGCCAAAACAAAAAGGAAGCTACCTAGACCAGATAACTTATGTTGAGGACAGGCACGGGCATGATAAAAGATATGCTATCGACGCAAGTAAGATAGAGAATGACCTTTGCTGGAAAGCAGAAGAGAATTTTGAAAGCGGAATTGTGAAAACCGTAAAATGGTATTTGCACCACTATAATGTGGATTTCAGGGACTGTAACGATGAATGAATTGCTATGTCTATCTTTTTAGCTTTGAGAGTATAGTGATCTTATGAAAATAGGAATAATGCAGCCATATTTTCTTCCTTACATTGGCTATTGGCAACTTTTGAATGCGGTTGATAAGTACATCATTTGCGATAACATGCAGTTCACGAAAAAAGGGTGGATGCGTCACAATTACATCCTCCAGGACGGTAAGCCTGCAATGTTTACAGTCCCTCTTAAGAAAGACTCACGTGATCTGGATATCTGTGACAGGTATATAGCAGACCAATACTTTGAAAAGGATGCAGCTAAGATACTTAGAAGAATTGAGAGTGCATATCGGAAAGCTCCTCATTTCAAAGAGGTAATGCCTGTTTTGGAGCAGTGCTTCCTATGTAAAGAAGAGAACCTTTTTTCATTTATCTTTAATTCGGTGAAGGTCATTTCCATCTACCTCGGGATCACAACCGAGATTCTTGTATTATCGCATATCGAAATGGATCATTCTTTAAAGAAGCAGGACCGTGTTATCGAAACATGTAAAAAAGCCAATGCAGATATATATATCAATGCAATCGGCGGCCTGGAACTTTATGATAAGGAGATCTTTGCTGAAAATGGGATTGAGCT comes from the Methanolobus chelungpuianus genome and includes:
- a CDS encoding WbqC family protein, translated to MKIGIMQPYFLPYIGYWQLLNAVDKYIICDNMQFTKKGWMRHNYILQDGKPAMFTVPLKKDSRDLDICDRYIADQYFEKDAAKILRRIESAYRKAPHFKEVMPVLEQCFLCKEENLFSFIFNSVKVISIYLGITTEILVLSHIEMDHSLKKQDRVIETCKKANADIYINAIGGLELYDKEIFAENGIELKFIKSDNIEYEQFQNEFVPSLSIIDVMMFNSTEEIRDMLGRYVLI